The Gemmata palustris genome includes a region encoding these proteins:
- the ahr gene encoding NADPH-dependent aldehyde reductase Ahr: MSIRAFAAQQPKGELKAFEYDPGALGDEQVEIAVSHCGICHSDLSMLDNDWGMSAYPLVAGHEVVGTVTAVGSRVATVKPGTRVGLGWYSQSCMRCRQCMSGDHNLCPTAEQTIVGRHGGFANKVRAHWAWATPLPEGIDPVKAGPLFCGGLTVFNPLVQFDVRPTHRVGIVGIGGLGHMAVQFANKWGCEVVAFSSSAGKTDEAKRLGAHHVVNSKDDAAMQKIAGTLDLILVTVNVPLNWPAYITALAPKGRLHFVGAVLEPIAVPAMAMIMPQKSLSGSPLGSPVTTADMLAFCARHKIEPVTETFPLTKVNEALDHVRAGKARYRVVLENDLKA; the protein is encoded by the coding sequence ATGTCGATTCGCGCGTTCGCAGCACAGCAGCCCAAGGGCGAGTTGAAAGCGTTCGAGTACGATCCCGGCGCGCTCGGCGACGAGCAGGTGGAGATCGCCGTTTCGCACTGCGGGATTTGCCACTCGGACCTGTCGATGCTCGACAACGATTGGGGCATGAGCGCGTACCCACTGGTCGCGGGGCACGAGGTGGTCGGCACCGTGACCGCGGTCGGTTCGCGCGTCGCGACCGTGAAGCCGGGCACGCGCGTCGGCCTGGGCTGGTACTCGCAGAGTTGCATGCGCTGCCGGCAGTGCATGAGCGGCGACCACAATCTCTGCCCGACCGCGGAGCAAACGATCGTCGGGCGCCACGGCGGGTTCGCGAACAAGGTCCGTGCGCACTGGGCCTGGGCAACTCCTCTACCCGAAGGGATCGACCCGGTGAAGGCCGGTCCGTTGTTTTGCGGCGGGCTAACGGTGTTCAACCCGCTCGTACAGTTCGACGTGCGCCCCACGCACCGCGTCGGAATCGTCGGGATCGGCGGGTTGGGGCACATGGCGGTGCAGTTCGCGAACAAGTGGGGCTGTGAGGTGGTCGCGTTCTCGTCCTCGGCCGGAAAGACCGATGAGGCGAAACGGCTCGGCGCGCACCACGTCGTCAACTCCAAGGACGATGCGGCCATGCAGAAGATCGCGGGGACGCTCGACCTGATCCTCGTGACCGTGAACGTGCCGCTAAACTGGCCGGCGTACATCACGGCGCTCGCGCCGAAGGGCCGGCTGCACTTCGTGGGGGCGGTGCTCGAACCGATCGCGGTTCCGGCGATGGCGATGATTATGCCGCAAAAATCGCTTTCCGGGTCGCCGCTCGGCAGCCCGGTCACAACGGCAGACATGCTCGCGTTCTGCGCCCGGCACAAGATCGAGCCGGTCACGGAAACGTTCCCGCTCACGAAGGTGAACGAAGCGCTCGATCACGTCCGTGCGGGCAAGGCGCGGTATCGCGTCGTGCTGGAAAACGACCTGAAGGCGTAG
- a CDS encoding flavodoxin family protein translates to MATVAIVYFSGQGHTHQLAEAVAEGAKGVSGTTVELVRLVGADIVEGRWKNPSVMAKLAAADAIVFGTPTYMGGYAAQFKAFIDTSSEVWMAQGWKDKIAAAFTHSQNLSGDKQSTLIGLWVNAMQHSMVWVSPGIKVEGYEADKLNRLAGYGGVMAQTAWGQEKVNEGDRKTAVLLGQRVAETAVRWVKGK, encoded by the coding sequence ATGGCAACGGTCGCGATCGTCTATTTCTCCGGGCAGGGGCACACGCATCAGCTCGCCGAGGCCGTTGCGGAGGGCGCGAAGGGCGTGAGCGGCACGACCGTTGAACTGGTGCGGCTCGTTGGCGCGGATATTGTCGAGGGCCGGTGGAAGAACCCCTCGGTGATGGCGAAACTCGCAGCGGCCGACGCGATCGTGTTCGGCACCCCGACATACATGGGCGGGTACGCCGCGCAGTTCAAAGCGTTCATCGACACGTCCAGCGAGGTGTGGATGGCCCAGGGGTGGAAGGACAAGATCGCGGCCGCATTCACGCACTCGCAGAACCTGAGCGGGGACAAGCAGAGCACGCTCATCGGACTGTGGGTGAACGCGATGCAGCACAGCATGGTTTGGGTCAGCCCCGGTATCAAAGTCGAGGGGTACGAAGCGGACAAGTTGAACCGGCTGGCCGGGTACGGGGGCGTGATGGCGCAAACGGCGTGGGGGCAGGAGAAAGTGAACGAGGGCGACCGCAAGACGGCCGTGCTTTTGGGACAGCGCGTCGCCGAAACCGCTGTTCGTTGGGTGAAGGGCAAGTAA
- a CDS encoding glucose 1-dehydrogenase, which produces MARFSGKVVLVTGGTSGIGRATAVAFAKEGAKVVLSGRRETEGLAVVEEIKKAGGTAAFVQADVAKEADVKRLVEETVAKFGRLDVAFNNAGVESMGPVTEVTEAEYRRVFDINVWGVLASMKYEVPAILKTGGGAIINTSSVGGHIGMSGVSVYIATKHAVEGITKSTALEYAKQGVRVNAVAPAAIVTEMIDRFVGGEHSEQGKALASMHPVGRMGRGEEVAAAVLYLASDEAKFTTGISLPVDGGFLAQ; this is translated from the coding sequence ATGGCGCGGTTCAGCGGTAAGGTCGTACTCGTGACCGGTGGAACGAGCGGAATCGGTCGGGCAACGGCTGTCGCGTTCGCCAAAGAGGGCGCGAAAGTCGTTCTCTCCGGTCGGCGCGAAACAGAGGGTCTGGCGGTCGTCGAGGAGATCAAGAAAGCCGGCGGCACAGCGGCATTCGTGCAAGCCGATGTCGCGAAAGAAGCAGACGTGAAGCGGCTCGTCGAGGAAACGGTCGCGAAGTTCGGCCGGCTCGACGTCGCGTTCAACAACGCCGGGGTCGAATCAATGGGGCCGGTCACGGAGGTCACGGAAGCAGAATACCGGCGCGTGTTCGACATCAACGTGTGGGGCGTCCTCGCGAGCATGAAATACGAAGTCCCGGCGATACTGAAGACCGGCGGTGGGGCGATCATCAACACATCGAGCGTCGGGGGGCACATCGGTATGAGCGGCGTGTCCGTGTACATCGCGACCAAGCACGCGGTCGAAGGGATCACGAAGTCGACGGCGCTGGAGTACGCAAAACAAGGTGTCCGCGTCAATGCTGTGGCCCCGGCCGCAATCGTGACAGAGATGATCGATCGGTTCGTCGGCGGAGAGCACAGCGAACAGGGGAAGGCACTCGCTTCGATGCACCCGGTCGGGCGGATGGGGCGCGGGGAAGAAGTGGCCGCGGCCGTCCTCTATCTCGCGAGCGACGAGGCGAAGTTCACCACCGGGATTTCGCTGCCCGTGGACGGCGGGTTCCTGGCGCAGTAA
- a CDS encoding DNA ligase has protein sequence MDLNDGQIYEMQGSGKNPYKIKNVGGVYSCSCPAWLNQNAPSNARTCKHIRKLRGDAVEEQRLASAGELLPPKPKGAEDKKELPLLQGEPWDEKQDLTGWWMSEKLDGVRAYWDGKQFLSRGYNIYYAPDWFTAGLPDHPLDGELWIARKKFQSATDIAKSQGAPDRWKDLKFLVFDAPDVPGPFEDRVKFLASAAPTWKTTYTSLVEHIACTGNDHVRAELERVTGLGGEGLMLRKPGSHYERVRSSTILKVKKFLDMEVVVTDYEPGEGRHAGRVGALWVRLSTGVKCKVGTGLKDKDRDNPPAKGSIITVKYQELTDDGALRFPVYVGPRPDGHPNAAPPTRKKETFVPVPEPAKIEKVTVAVAPPAPVAVPVTPPKSAEAPKPKSEPKPVPASPPISFGGSTMDTTTKRYFEFVDGSSSKFWEVWTEGTDVVTQWGKIGTPGRETRKEFTDAAKTQKEYDKLVTEKTGKGYSEKPRPA, from the coding sequence ATGGACCTCAATGACGGCCAAATTTACGAAATGCAGGGTTCCGGTAAGAACCCATACAAGATCAAGAACGTTGGTGGAGTGTACTCCTGCTCCTGCCCCGCGTGGCTCAATCAGAACGCGCCGAGTAACGCACGGACGTGCAAACACATCCGCAAGCTCCGCGGCGATGCGGTCGAAGAACAGCGCCTCGCGAGCGCGGGGGAGCTGCTACCCCCAAAACCCAAAGGCGCGGAAGATAAGAAAGAACTGCCGCTGCTCCAGGGCGAACCCTGGGACGAGAAACAAGACCTCACCGGCTGGTGGATGAGCGAAAAGCTCGACGGCGTGCGGGCCTACTGGGACGGCAAACAGTTCCTCTCGCGGGGGTACAACATTTACTACGCCCCGGACTGGTTTACTGCGGGACTGCCCGATCACCCGCTCGACGGCGAACTGTGGATCGCGCGCAAGAAGTTCCAGTCTGCCACCGATATTGCAAAAAGCCAGGGAGCCCCGGATCGCTGGAAAGACCTCAAATTCCTCGTTTTTGATGCCCCTGATGTCCCCGGCCCGTTCGAGGACCGGGTGAAGTTCCTGGCTTCCGCGGCACCAACCTGGAAGACCACATATACCTCTTTGGTCGAACACATCGCTTGCACCGGGAACGACCACGTTCGCGCCGAACTTGAGAGAGTGACCGGACTCGGAGGTGAGGGCCTCATGCTGCGTAAACCCGGCTCCCACTACGAGCGCGTGCGCTCCTCAACGATCCTGAAGGTCAAGAAGTTCCTCGACATGGAAGTGGTCGTAACGGACTACGAGCCGGGCGAGGGCCGACACGCAGGGCGCGTGGGGGCGCTGTGGGTGCGCCTGAGCACCGGCGTTAAATGCAAAGTCGGTACGGGCCTGAAAGACAAGGACCGCGACAATCCGCCTGCGAAGGGAAGCATCATCACCGTGAAGTACCAAGAGTTGACCGACGACGGCGCGCTGCGGTTCCCCGTGTACGTCGGTCCGCGCCCAGATGGGCACCCGAACGCCGCACCGCCCACGCGCAAAAAGGAAACGTTCGTTCCCGTTCCGGAGCCGGCGAAGATCGAGAAAGTCACCGTCGCGGTGGCGCCTCCAGCGCCTGTGGCCGTCCCCGTAACGCCGCCGAAATCGGCGGAAGCCCCGAAACCCAAGTCCGAACCCAAACCCGTTCCTGCTTCTCCCCCAATTTCATTCGGAGGATCGACGATGGATACGACGACTAAACGGTATTTCGAGTTCGTGGACGGTTCGTCTAGCAAATTCTGGGAAGTTTGGACTGAAGGAACCGATGTTGTCACGCAGTGGGGCAAGATCGGCACCCCCGGTCGCGAGACGCGCAAGGAGTTCACGGACGCTGCGAAGACGCAGAAGGAGTACGACAAACTCGTCACCGAGAAGACTGGCAAGGGCTACTCGGAGAAGCCGCGCCCGGCGTAA